A stretch of Dehalococcoidia bacterium DNA encodes these proteins:
- a CDS encoding response regulator transcription factor, which translates to MKLVIIEDDPEIIHCVSRALDLQWPEARILSANLGLAGIDLVEKEVPDIVLLDIGLPDIDGFEVCRRIRLFSEVPVVMLTARDDESDKIEGLDVGADDYITKPFSRGELIARLKALLRRSVMMPGHEQSKDILVAGRVRIDFAARQVSADGDEVKLTPTEYNLLYLLAKNRGQTISNRVILERVWGADYTDANDYLKVYIQRLRVKLGDELQNPLLILSDRGDGYQLSNLREEDTLSLQTR; encoded by the coding sequence ATGAAGCTAGTCATAATTGAAGATGACCCGGAGATAATTCACTGTGTTTCCCGCGCTTTGGATCTCCAATGGCCGGAAGCCAGGATTCTTTCTGCCAACCTGGGGCTTGCCGGCATTGATCTGGTCGAAAAGGAGGTCCCCGATATCGTCCTTCTTGATATTGGCCTGCCGGATATCGATGGTTTTGAAGTCTGCCGCCGCATCCGCCTTTTCTCGGAGGTGCCGGTGGTCATGCTGACCGCCAGGGATGATGAATCCGACAAGATCGAGGGCCTGGATGTGGGGGCTGATGATTACATTACCAAACCGTTCAGCCGTGGCGAGCTTATCGCCCGGTTGAAGGCATTGCTGCGGCGCTCAGTAATGATGCCAGGACATGAGCAATCAAAGGACATCCTCGTTGCGGGAAGAGTTCGGATCGATTTTGCTGCTCGCCAGGTATCTGCAGATGGGGATGAAGTCAAGCTAACGCCAACAGAGTACAATCTGCTTTATCTTCTGGCCAAAAACCGGGGGCAGACGATATCCAATCGAGTAATCCTCGAGAGGGTATGGGGGGCAGATTACACCGATGCTAACGACTACCTCAAGGTATACATCCAACGCCTCCGGGTAAAGTTGGGGGATGAGCTTCAAAACCCGCTGTTGATCCTCTCAGACAGGGGCGATGGATATCAACTTTCTAACCTTCGGGAAGAAGACACGCTGTCTCTTCAGACTCGATAA